A single region of the Streptomyces sp. NBC_01262 genome encodes:
- a CDS encoding thioesterase II family protein, with translation MKSSTNSATSGMQSARNSVTQSPWLRHYHPADPDAPLLVCFPHAGGSASFYFPASQALAPEIDVLAVQYPGRQDRSREPLIDNVPELADRVFDDFRQFADGGRPFAFFGHSMGATVAFETALRLADAGLPAPARFFASARRAPSRTRPDQVHKRDDNGIIAQLRDLSGTDSRVLGNEEIMRMALPSIRNDYKAVETYRSDTGVRIDCPVTVLVGDTDPTTTLDEAEAWRDHTTRGDAEIQVFPGGGHFYLTDWPANVLNAITSRMGADIRRGKTFA, from the coding sequence ATGAAGAGCAGCACGAACAGTGCCACCAGCGGTATGCAGAGCGCGAGGAACTCGGTCACCCAAAGCCCCTGGCTGCGTCATTATCACCCCGCCGATCCCGACGCCCCGCTCCTGGTCTGCTTTCCGCACGCGGGTGGATCGGCCAGTTTCTACTTTCCCGCGTCCCAGGCCCTCGCGCCGGAAATCGATGTCCTCGCCGTCCAGTACCCCGGCCGCCAGGACCGCAGCCGGGAACCCCTCATCGACAATGTCCCCGAGCTCGCCGACCGGGTATTCGACGATTTCCGGCAATTCGCCGACGGCGGGCGCCCCTTCGCCTTCTTCGGCCACAGCATGGGCGCCACCGTCGCCTTCGAGACCGCCCTGCGGCTGGCCGACGCCGGGCTCCCCGCCCCCGCCCGCTTCTTCGCCTCGGCCCGCCGCGCACCGTCGCGTACCCGGCCCGACCAGGTGCACAAGCGCGACGACAACGGCATCATCGCGCAGTTGCGCGACCTCAGCGGCACGGACTCCCGGGTGCTGGGCAACGAGGAGATCATGCGGATGGCGCTGCCCTCCATCCGTAACGACTACAAGGCCGTCGAGACCTACCGCTCCGACACGGGCGTACGGATCGACTGCCCGGTCACCGTCCTGGTCGGCGACACCGACCCCACCACCACCCTCGACGAGGCCGAGGCCTGGCGCGACCACACCACCCGGGGCGATGCCGAGATCCAGGTCTTTCCCGGCGGCGGGCATTTCTATCTCACCGACTGGCCGGCGAACGTGCTGAACGCGATCACCAGCCGTATGGGCGCCGATATACGCAGGGGGAAGACGTTCGCATGA
- a CDS encoding AIR synthase-related protein, with protein MALDQDADVGVLVAEALGAVGDGSAGESGALAGLAVTTRVFTADPPFFDNGDIGRLAVCGAVNDLAATGAEPRQLALGIVLEAGLPLRLLHRLTDSLRDAAREAGVAVAAVDARVVRAGEADRVLVTATALGTRRYPALRPAALRPGDRILVTAPLGDHAAHLMSLRGALGYERLVPTDCAPLAGILAGLVPRLRYARPVTAGGLAAVLRTCAAASGLALRVDEPALPVREETRAVLAALGLDPLDAACAGVLCLFVPPDAAGGVLQTLRAHAYGGDSVAVGEVLADGPGTVQLAGPDGVSRPLLPPADPPAARLR; from the coding sequence GTGGCACTCGACCAGGACGCGGACGTGGGTGTGCTGGTGGCGGAGGCGCTCGGCGCGGTGGGGGACGGGTCCGCCGGCGAATCGGGGGCGCTTGCCGGACTCGCGGTCACCACCCGGGTCTTCACCGCCGACCCGCCCTTCTTCGACAACGGTGACATCGGCCGGCTCGCGGTCTGCGGAGCCGTCAACGACCTCGCCGCCACCGGTGCCGAGCCGCGTCAGCTCGCCCTGGGCATCGTCCTGGAGGCCGGGCTGCCGCTACGGCTCCTGCACCGGCTCACCGACTCGCTGCGCGACGCCGCCCGCGAGGCCGGCGTCGCCGTCGCGGCGGTCGACGCCCGCGTCGTGCGGGCCGGCGAGGCCGACCGCGTACTGGTCACCGCCACCGCCCTCGGCACCCGCCGGTACCCGGCGCTGCGCCCGGCCGCCCTCCGGCCCGGCGACCGCATCCTGGTCACCGCCCCGCTCGGCGACCACGCCGCCCATCTCATGTCCCTGCGCGGCGCCCTGGGCTACGAGCGCCTCGTCCCCACCGACTGCGCCCCCCTCGCAGGCATCCTCGCCGGCCTGGTCCCCCGGCTCCGCTACGCCCGCCCCGTCACCGCGGGCGGCCTCGCCGCCGTCCTGCGGACCTGCGCCGCCGCAAGCGGCCTGGCGCTGCGCGTCGACGAGCCCGCCCTCCCCGTACGCGAGGAAACCCGCGCCGTGCTAGCCGCCCTCGGCCTCGACCCGCTCGACGCGGCCTGTGCGGGGGTGCTGTGCCTGTTCGTCCCGCCGGACGCGGCGGGCGGTGTGCTTCAGACGCTGCGCGCGCATGCGTACGGCGGCGACTCGGTCGCGGTCGGCGAGGTGCTGGCGGACGGCCCGGGAACCGTACAGCTGGCGGGCCCGGACGGCGTCTCACGCCCCCTGCTGCCGCCCGCCGACCCGCCCGCGGCCAGGCTTCGCTAG
- a CDS encoding kynureninase codes for MPAAAEAPAVPDTLQARAGALDAADPLAPLRARFLLPPGVVYLDGNSLGALPAAVPPAMTDAVRRQWGTDLIRSWNDNDWWQAPTRIGDAIGRLIGAAPGQTLAGDSTSVQLFNALTAGARLRPGRPLLLTDPDLFPTDQYLTDSVGRLLGMGVLRVRAAELPRFLAERGDRVAVAAYSPVDYRTGELYDMAAITGAAHRADALMLWDLCHAAGALPVDLDGTATDLAVGCGYKYLSGGPGAPAFLYVAQRHQAAFDHPLTGWNGHADPFGMTRGYAPAEGIARARIGTPPVLSLLALEAALTAFDGVDMAQVRAKSLSLTGFLLDCADTLLAGLGFSAATPRAPERRGSQVALRHPDAFPLVQALTARGVIGDMRAPDLLRFGVNALYVSHRDVLHAIRELRDITITGEHRELRHQLRSTVT; via the coding sequence GTGCCCGCGGCCGCTGAGGCCCCCGCCGTCCCCGACACCCTTCAGGCGCGCGCCGGCGCCCTGGACGCCGCCGACCCGCTGGCCCCGCTGCGCGCGCGGTTTCTGCTGCCCCCCGGAGTCGTCTATCTGGACGGCAACTCCCTGGGGGCGCTGCCCGCCGCGGTGCCGCCCGCCATGACGGACGCCGTGCGGCGCCAGTGGGGCACCGACCTGATCCGGTCCTGGAACGACAATGACTGGTGGCAGGCCCCGACCCGGATCGGCGACGCCATCGGCCGACTGATCGGCGCCGCCCCCGGCCAGACCCTGGCCGGTGACTCCACCAGCGTCCAGCTCTTCAACGCCCTCACGGCGGGGGCCCGGCTGCGTCCCGGGCGCCCGCTCCTGCTGACCGACCCCGACCTCTTCCCCACCGACCAGTACCTCACCGACTCGGTGGGCCGCCTCCTGGGCATGGGCGTACTGCGCGTCCGGGCCGCCGAGTTGCCCCGCTTCCTGGCCGAGCGCGGCGACCGGGTGGCGGTGGCCGCGTACAGCCCGGTGGACTACCGCACCGGCGAGCTGTACGACATGGCCGCCATCACCGGCGCCGCCCACCGTGCGGACGCGCTGATGCTCTGGGACCTGTGCCACGCTGCGGGCGCGCTGCCCGTCGACCTGGACGGGACGGCCACCGACCTCGCGGTGGGCTGCGGCTACAAGTACCTGTCCGGCGGCCCCGGCGCGCCGGCCTTCCTCTACGTCGCACAGCGCCATCAGGCGGCTTTCGACCACCCCCTCACCGGCTGGAACGGCCACGCCGACCCGTTCGGCATGACACGCGGCTACGCCCCGGCCGAAGGCATCGCCCGGGCCCGGATCGGCACCCCGCCGGTCCTGTCGCTGCTCGCCCTGGAGGCTGCCCTCACCGCGTTCGACGGTGTCGACATGGCCCAGGTCCGGGCCAAGAGCCTGTCCCTCACCGGCTTCCTCCTGGACTGCGCCGACACCCTTCTCGCGGGCCTCGGCTTCAGCGCGGCCACCCCGCGCGCACCCGAACGCCGTGGCAGCCAGGTCGCCCTCCGGCACCCCGACGCCTTCCCCCTCGTCCAGGCCCTCACCGCCCGCGGCGTCATCGGCGACATGCGCGCCCCCGACCTCCTGCGCTTCGGCGTCAACGCCCTCTACGTCTCCCACCGCGACGTACTGCACGCCATCCGGGAACTCCGCGACATCACCATCACCGGCGAACACCGGGAGCTGCGCCACCAGTTGCGCTCGACCGTCACCTAG
- a CDS encoding alpha/beta hydrolase, which translates to MSRTAIRETAAEEEARVLGLAPVDPPLRRAYGDHPDQVYDLWPAEDPDAPMVMLLHGGYWRDAYDRTHLSPLAAHLAGAGFTSVLLEYRRAGGAGGYPGTFDDIALAVDTIPAGRPVVLLGHCSGGHLALWAGARSLLPEHSRWHTAAGPAGVLALAPVTDLVAAIKDDLSTGAAVELLGGRELVAARLPFADPFTIVRGKGPTGVPTVVLHGAEDAEVPLSQFRDYAAADPGAELVSLPGTGHYTLIEPGSPACAVVIDLLTRLTAHRPGGSTP; encoded by the coding sequence ATGTCTAGGACAGCGATACGCGAGACCGCCGCCGAGGAGGAGGCCCGGGTACTGGGCCTGGCCCCGGTCGACCCGCCCTTGCGCCGTGCGTACGGCGATCACCCCGACCAGGTCTACGACCTCTGGCCGGCCGAGGACCCGGACGCCCCCATGGTGATGCTGCTGCACGGCGGCTACTGGCGGGACGCGTACGACCGGACGCATCTGTCCCCGCTCGCCGCGCACCTGGCGGGGGCGGGCTTCACCTCCGTACTGCTGGAGTACCGGCGGGCCGGCGGGGCAGGCGGGTATCCCGGCACCTTCGACGACATCGCGCTGGCGGTGGACACCATTCCGGCGGGCCGTCCCGTCGTGCTGCTCGGCCACTGCTCGGGGGGCCACCTCGCGCTGTGGGCGGGCGCGCGTTCTCTGCTGCCCGAGCACTCCCGGTGGCACACGGCGGCCGGCCCCGCCGGGGTGCTGGCGCTGGCTCCGGTCACCGATCTGGTCGCGGCGATCAAGGACGACCTCAGCACCGGGGCGGCCGTCGAACTGCTGGGCGGGCGGGAGCTGGTGGCGGCCCGGCTGCCGTTCGCGGACCCGTTCACCATCGTCCGGGGCAAGGGCCCCACCGGGGTACCGACCGTGGTGCTGCACGGCGCGGAGGACGCCGAGGTGCCGCTGTCCCAGTTCCGCGACTACGCCGCCGCCGACCCGGGCGCCGAACTGGTCAGCCTCCCCGGCACCGGGCACTACACGCTCATCGAGCCGGGCTCCCCGGCCTGCGCCGTGGTGATCGACCTGCTCACCCGGCTCACCGCGCACCGTCCGGGAGGAAGTACGCCGTGA
- a CDS encoding tryptophan 2,3-dioxygenase: MTIADTETALDLTLDPELDATAVEFEGNTPYDDYVRASVLTSLQQPLSNDPGEMAFLVTTQVMELWFTLVVHEWRTARDALAMDDPERAVQALRRSLSSQRALNDSWRPIAALTPAQFNAFRSAFGQASGFQSAMYRHMEFLLGDKSRSMLNPHRGHSRVHTELAEALVQPSLYDEVLAYLHRQGLPVPAQVLDRDVTEAYQPHAGVEEVWRRIYGGPQSSPLMVLGEALTDVGELVMRWRSDHLLATRRAMGAKVGSGGSAGVAWLEKRAARTVFPELWTARSYV, from the coding sequence ATGACCATTGCTGACACGGAAACGGCGCTCGACCTCACCCTTGATCCCGAACTGGACGCCACAGCCGTCGAGTTCGAGGGCAACACCCCCTATGACGACTATGTCCGCGCCTCTGTGCTGACCTCCCTCCAGCAGCCGCTGTCCAACGACCCCGGGGAGATGGCCTTCCTGGTCACCACCCAGGTCATGGAGCTGTGGTTCACCCTGGTCGTGCACGAGTGGCGTACCGCCCGCGACGCCCTCGCCATGGACGACCCCGAGCGCGCCGTACAGGCCCTGCGCCGCAGCCTCAGCTCGCAGCGGGCGCTCAACGACTCGTGGCGGCCGATCGCCGCGCTGACCCCGGCCCAGTTCAACGCCTTCCGCTCCGCCTTCGGCCAGGCCTCCGGCTTCCAGTCGGCGATGTACCGGCACATGGAGTTCCTGCTCGGCGACAAGTCCCGGTCCATGCTCAATCCGCACCGGGGGCACTCCCGCGTCCACACGGAGCTTGCGGAGGCGCTCGTGCAGCCCTCCCTCTACGACGAGGTGCTCGCCTATCTGCACCGTCAGGGCCTGCCCGTGCCCGCCCAGGTGCTGGACCGCGATGTGACCGAGGCCTATCAGCCGCATGCCGGGGTCGAGGAGGTCTGGCGCCGGATCTACGGAGGGCCGCAGAGCAGTCCCCTGATGGTGCTCGGCGAAGCCCTCACCGATGTCGGTGAGCTGGTCATGCGCTGGCGCAGCGACCATCTGCTGGCCACCCGCCGCGCGATGGGCGCCAAGGTCGGCAGCGGCGGTTCGGCGGGCGTGGCCTGGCTGGAGAAGCGCGCCGCGCGCACCGTGTTCCCCGAGCTCTGGACGGCCCGCAGCTATGTCTAG
- the trpC gene encoding indole-3-glycerol phosphate synthase TrpC: MTTAVTTTSGHSRVNLLAELIADAVLQTERRREGVPLAALERRIAAASTPVPRDLAAALRAPGLGVIAELKPRSPLAGPLTDDYRPTDLARAYTAGGAAALSVLVHEAGFGGRPEDLATVRAVTGLPLLRKDFIVDEYQIAEARALGADAVLLIVAALEPGRLTELFRYARALGLSVLVEVHSAAEAEQALLSGAGVIGVNHRNLRDFSIDLGLTGRLRPRVGPERTLVAESGVRGPADAARLRADGADAVLVGETLMRAPDAAAAVRELTET, from the coding sequence ATGACCACGGCCGTGACCACAACGTCGGGTCACTCGCGGGTGAACCTGCTCGCCGAGCTGATCGCCGACGCCGTCCTCCAGACCGAACGGCGCCGCGAGGGCGTCCCGCTGGCCGCGCTGGAGCGGCGGATCGCCGCCGCCTCCACCCCCGTCCCCCGGGACCTGGCCGCCGCCCTGCGCGCGCCCGGCCTCGGCGTGATCGCCGAGCTCAAACCGCGCAGCCCGCTGGCCGGTCCGCTGACCGACGACTACCGTCCCACCGACCTCGCCCGCGCCTACACCGCGGGCGGCGCCGCCGCACTGTCCGTCCTCGTCCACGAGGCGGGCTTCGGCGGCCGCCCCGAGGACCTGGCCACCGTCCGGGCGGTCACCGGACTCCCGCTGCTGCGCAAGGACTTCATCGTCGACGAGTACCAGATCGCCGAGGCCCGCGCGCTGGGCGCCGACGCGGTCCTGCTGATCGTCGCCGCCCTCGAACCCGGCCGGCTCACCGAGCTCTTCCGCTACGCCCGCGCGCTGGGCCTGTCCGTACTCGTGGAGGTGCACAGCGCGGCCGAGGCCGAGCAGGCGCTGCTGTCCGGCGCCGGCGTCATCGGCGTCAACCACCGCAATCTGCGGGACTTCAGCATCGACCTCGGCCTGACCGGACGGCTGCGCCCCCGGGTCGGCCCGGAGCGGACGCTGGTCGCCGAGAGCGGCGTCCGGGGCCCGGCGGACGCGGCCCGGCTGCGGGCCGACGGCGCGGACGCCGTGCTGGTCGGCGAGACGCTGATGCGCGCGCCGGACGCGGCGGCGGCCGTGCGGGAGCTCACCGAGACCTGA
- the trpD gene encoding anthranilate phosphoribosyltransferase → MRKLAQGDRLTRPEAESAMSVVLRGDATPVQIAGFAMALSAKGVRTEELVGLVTAARAAGRPFPGDSDVLDTCGTGGDGHDTFNISTAAAIVAAACGVRVAKHGNRSASSACGSADVLQQLGVRIDLGPEQAARCLERTGITFLFAPVFHESFRYAAGPRRELGVRTVFNLLGPLCNPAGARFQALGVSDATMVPVMAEVLHRLGVEHALVFCAEDGLDELSTGAPAQVVELHRGTRLAYRLSPATLGLAPAAIEDLKGGGPAENAAIVRQVLSGERGARRDVVLLNTAAALRAAGRAEDWHQGIALAAGAIDSGRATRLLDEWIAQSNEVAQDALTAVAAGSAT, encoded by the coding sequence CTGCGCAAGCTGGCCCAGGGAGACCGTCTCACCCGGCCCGAGGCCGAGTCCGCCATGTCGGTCGTCCTGCGGGGCGATGCCACCCCCGTCCAGATCGCCGGATTCGCCATGGCGCTGTCCGCCAAGGGGGTGCGTACCGAGGAGCTGGTCGGCCTGGTCACGGCCGCCCGCGCCGCCGGCCGGCCGTTCCCGGGCGACAGTGACGTACTGGACACCTGCGGAACCGGCGGCGACGGACACGACACCTTCAACATCTCCACCGCCGCCGCCATCGTCGCGGCCGCCTGCGGCGTACGCGTCGCCAAGCACGGCAACCGCAGCGCCTCCTCGGCCTGCGGCAGCGCCGACGTCCTCCAGCAGCTCGGCGTACGGATCGACCTGGGCCCCGAGCAGGCGGCCCGCTGCCTGGAACGTACGGGCATCACCTTCCTGTTCGCGCCGGTCTTCCACGAGTCCTTCCGGTACGCCGCCGGGCCCCGCCGCGAGCTCGGTGTACGGACCGTCTTCAATCTGCTCGGCCCGCTCTGCAACCCCGCCGGGGCCCGCTTCCAGGCGCTCGGCGTCAGCGACGCCACGATGGTCCCGGTGATGGCCGAGGTGCTGCACCGGCTCGGGGTCGAGCACGCCCTGGTCTTCTGCGCCGAGGACGGCCTCGACGAGCTCAGCACCGGCGCGCCCGCTCAGGTCGTGGAGCTGCACCGGGGCACCCGCCTCGCTTACCGGCTCAGCCCGGCCACCCTCGGGCTCGCCCCGGCCGCCATCGAGGACCTCAAGGGCGGCGGCCCGGCCGAGAACGCGGCGATCGTCAGGCAGGTGCTGTCCGGCGAGCGCGGAGCCCGGCGGGACGTCGTACTGCTCAACACGGCCGCCGCGCTGCGGGCGGCCGGGCGCGCCGAGGACTGGCACCAGGGCATCGCCCTGGCGGCGGGCGCCATCGACAGCGGGCGGGCGACCCGGCTGCTGGACGAGTGGATCGCGCAGTCCAACGAGGTGGCCCAGGACGCCCTGACCGCCGTCGCCGCCGGGAGCGCCACATGA
- a CDS encoding MATE family efflux transporter, with protein MTAPPAVAVAGPARGRRVSWLDPARLLPVAWPAYFHLLAGVVAGIISVFWVARLGVAPLAAVTVAASLESLLLGLILGVGIGTTVALAREVGAGRYDRVRAVLRASLWTTTAVAGTTCGLLFAAREPLARLMAGPDNGRVIHLAVACLTVSVPGIAVFFGQQVLDGVFKATGDTRTPMRMAMLANALLLVLDPVLIFGWLGAPRLGVVGSAVALVLARSVTLAATWLLHLRSPLHAKAAAALRPGADPDPGPGPGPGPEDAADARPVLDILRAGWPVSTDFLARMGAATLVVGVIARFGPAQIAAYGAVTKTMLFLTMASYALREAGTIVSAQATGSGDERLLRDTRTSSIRLGIAWSLVSALLLLTCAGPVARLLTHDHAVRAAADALIPWMALYAALLLCNVALSGIFFGGGKGRLLACATLAGVALQALLAPLLSMTALGLTGIWLAMVANVGVQIGVLVLLSVRPSRFPRPIGSRKKRIA; from the coding sequence ATGACCGCGCCACCGGCCGTCGCGGTGGCCGGACCGGCTCGCGGCCGGCGGGTGTCATGGCTGGATCCGGCCCGGTTGCTGCCGGTGGCGTGGCCCGCGTACTTCCATCTGCTCGCGGGTGTGGTGGCGGGGATCATCAGCGTGTTCTGGGTCGCCCGGCTGGGCGTCGCCCCGCTGGCGGCGGTCACCGTCGCGGCGTCGCTGGAGAGCCTGCTGCTCGGGCTGATCCTCGGCGTCGGGATCGGCACCACGGTCGCGCTGGCCCGTGAGGTCGGGGCGGGGCGCTACGACCGGGTCCGCGCGGTGCTGCGGGCCTCGCTGTGGACGACGACAGCGGTCGCCGGGACCACCTGCGGGCTGCTGTTCGCCGCGCGCGAGCCGCTGGCCCGGCTGATGGCCGGTCCGGACAACGGCCGGGTCATCCACCTGGCCGTGGCCTGCCTCACGGTCTCGGTGCCCGGCATCGCCGTCTTCTTCGGCCAGCAGGTGCTGGACGGCGTCTTCAAGGCGACCGGCGACACCCGCACCCCGATGCGGATGGCGATGCTCGCCAACGCCCTGCTCCTGGTGCTCGATCCGGTGCTGATCTTCGGCTGGCTCGGAGCCCCCCGGCTCGGCGTCGTCGGCTCGGCCGTCGCCCTGGTGCTCGCCCGCTCGGTGACCCTCGCCGCCACCTGGCTCCTGCACCTGCGCAGCCCCCTCCACGCCAAGGCCGCGGCAGCGCTGCGGCCCGGTGCGGATCCCGATCCGGGTCCCGGTCCCGGTCCCGGTCCCGAAGACGCCGCCGATGCCCGCCCCGTGCTGGACATCCTGCGGGCCGGATGGCCGGTCTCGACGGACTTTCTGGCCCGGATGGGCGCCGCCACGCTGGTCGTCGGCGTCATCGCCCGCTTCGGACCCGCCCAGATCGCCGCCTACGGGGCCGTCACCAAGACGATGCTCTTCCTGACCATGGCCTCGTACGCGCTGCGGGAGGCCGGCACCATCGTCTCCGCGCAGGCCACCGGCTCCGGGGACGAGCGACTGCTGCGCGACACCCGCACCTCCTCCATACGCCTCGGGATCGCCTGGTCGCTGGTCAGCGCGCTGCTGCTGCTGACCTGCGCGGGCCCCGTGGCCCGGCTGCTCACGCACGACCATGCCGTCCGTGCCGCCGCTGACGCGCTGATCCCGTGGATGGCGCTCTACGCCGCCCTGCTCCTGTGCAACGTGGCGCTGAGCGGCATCTTCTTCGGCGGCGGCAAGGGCCGTCTCCTGGCCTGCGCCACCCTCGCCGGGGTCGCCCTCCAGGCGCTGCTGGCACCCCTGCTGTCCATGACAGCCCTCGGCCTGACCGGCATCTGGCTGGCGATGGTCGCCAATGTGGGCGTGCAGATCGGGGTGCTGGTCCTGCTCTCCGTACGTCCTTCCCGCTTCCCCCGTCCCATCGGCTCCAGGAAGAAGAGGATCGCGTGA